From Magnolia sinica isolate HGM2019 chromosome 13, MsV1, whole genome shotgun sequence, one genomic window encodes:
- the LOC131222789 gene encoding ATP-dependent RNA helicase DEAH13 isoform X1 yields MQVCIKQDGMKSPLGSSECSKGGDDSNKILLPVKKKSKTKGTNQCKKKEVPQLSKSQKRKLKQLQEEKERKALELKSIKILEKYKIHDDAYSLLRSSGNMGQAETMREKRIRAMQLSKAGLEVPQDGQPFQKKGSSQGSSLQNEVTMEPGSEKGSSKQDPQDGSELKPMITGGDCVDACGHSDNHPKPTISGALGADAGADVTLPSLEVADKDRGTCMPGDRKIFPIVSCSNDRGKCTKLQDRDGDGPKIDCQNISAVSNLAGHQPVNGRTVVHVSRPKEVESKRGDLPIVMMEQEVMEAINEHSTVIVCGETGCGKTTQVPQFLYEAGFGSRNCNDKKGIIGITQPRRVAVLATAKRVAFELGLRLGKEVGFQVRHDKKIGENCSIKFMTDGILLREVQNDFLLKRYSIIILDEAHERSLNTDILIGMLSRVIQVRQKLYAEQQKKVLSGVRINPENMITQLKLVLMSATLRVEDFVSDRRLFHEPPPVIEVPTRQFPVTIHFSKRTEIVDYSGQAYKKVMLIHKKLPPGGILVFVTGQREVEYLCRKLQKASRQLTENSSKGQMGNVNPLLLEAGNEEQGPDMKDINEAFEIRGNSPDQQNDMFSSRYEDLDDFGRDSYTFNSGSESELPNESDDEDSLSDEMPEKSDLVVDILREPGSIASLKAAFEALASKAPNGNHEEKPCLPVIPATDESSNQSSISGRKHGVDGICSGPLHVLPLYAMLPAAAQLRVFGEVPEGERLVVVATNVAETSLTIPGIKYVVDTGREKVKNYNCSNGMAAYEVQWISKASAAQRAGRAGRTGPGHCYRLYSSAVFNNIFCDFSSAEITRIPVDGVVLVMKFMGIDKVANFPFPTPPETTALAEAERCLKSIEALDSLGRLTPIGKAMAQYPMSPRHSRMMLTVIHIMRKQQDYARANLVLGYTVAAAAALSFSNPFVMQFGGFHGSKDDLDHDGENDANWDTEKILDQEEKLRQKKLKAMAKTARAKFCNPSSDALTIAYALQLFELAEDPAEFCKDNALHLKTMDEMSKLRKQLLQLIFHQNAVSGLEQEFSWTHGNVEDVECAWRISSDKHLLRLNEEQLLGQAICAGWADRVAKRIRTVSNSSDRDRKANALRYQACMVNETVFLHRSSSVSQSAPEFAVYNELLQTKRPYMHGITSVKSDWLVKYARSLCSFSAPLSDPKPYYDPLTDQVLCWVSPTFGPHLWQLPLHSVPIKNDVLRVSVFAYALLEGNVLPCLKSAQKFMAAPPSSMLRPEALGQKRVGNLLNKLKIGSGTIDSRAALREVWGKNPQELHSEIQCWFQERFQDQFEEVWMQMHREVLLEAQELFPKRVKKEKKR; encoded by the exons ATGCAGGTTTGCATTAAGCAGGACGGAATGAAGTCGCCTTTGGGTAGTTCTGAATG CTCCAAAGGTGGTGATGATAGTAACAAAATCCTATTACCTGTAAAGAAAAAGAGCAAAACAAAAGGCACGAATCAG TGTAAGAAGAAGGAAGTGCCGCAGCTGAGCAAATCCCAGAAACGGAAATTGAAACAACTGCAG gaagagaaggagagaaaggccTTGGAATTGAAAAGTATTAAGATCTTGGA GAAGTACAAAATTCACGATGATGCATATTCCCTTCTGCGGTCTTCAGGGAACATGGGTCAG GCGGAAACCATGCGAGAAAAACGCATAAGAGCCATGCAACTTTCTAAAGCAGGTTTGGAAGTGCCACAAGATGGTCAGCCCTTCCAAAAGAAGGGCAGTAGTCAAGGTTCTTCCTTGCAGAATGAAGTCACTATGGAACCTGGTTCTGAGAAGGGCAGCTCCAAACAGGACCCTCAAGATGGCAGTGAACTGAAACCAATGATAACTGGAGGAGATTGTGTTGATGCCTGTGGGCATTCAGACAATCATCCAAAGCCTACCATTAGTGGAGCACTAGGTGCAGATGCTGGAGCAGATGTCACCTTACCAAGCCTGGAAGTTGCTGATAAAGACAGGGGTACATGCATGCCAGGAGATAGGAAAATATTTCCAATTGTTTCTTGTAGCAATGACAGAGGAAAATGCACTAAGCTTCAG GATAGGGATGGAGATGGTCCAAAAATAGACTGCCAGAATATCAGTGCTGTTTCAAATCTTGCGGGCCATCAACCTGTGAATGGCAGGACTGTAGTGCATGTATCAAGACCAAAGGAGGTTGAAAGCAAAAGGGGGGATCTCCCTATAGTCATGATGGAGCAGGAGGTTATGGAAGCTATCAATGAACATTCTACTGTTATTGTTTGTGGAGAGACTGGATGTGGCAAGACTACTCAAGTTCCTCAG TTCCTCTATGAAGCTGGGTTTGGTTCAAGAAATTGCAATGATAAAAAAGGAATTATTGGTATTACTCAACCACGCCGTGTTGCAGTTCTTGCCACTGCCAAGCGAGTGGCCTTTGAACTAGGCCTTCGTTTAGGAAAGGAAGTCGGTTTTCAAGTTAGACATGACAAGAAGATTGGAGAGAATTGCTCCATCAAGTTCATGACAGATGGAATTCTGCTTCGTGAAGTGCAG AATGATTTCTTATTGAAACGCTATTCAATTATCATCCTAGATGAGGCTCATGAGAGGAGCTTGAATACAGACATACTTATTGGGATGCTTTCCCGGGTTATACAAGTCCGCCAG AAATTATATGCGGAGCAGCAAAAGAAGGTGCTTTCAGGAGTAAGGATTAATCCTGAAAATATGATTACTCAATTAAAGCTTGTGCTTATGAGTGCTACCTTGCGAGTTGAGGATTTTGTTTCTGATAGGAGGTTATTTCATGAACCCCCACCTGTTATAGAGGTTCCAACTCGACAATTTCCCGTGACTATTCACTTTTCAAAGAGAACGGAGATAGTGGACTACAGCGGCCAAGCTTACAAAAAGGTCATGTTGATTCATAAGAAGTTGCCACCAGGTGGCATACTCGTATTTGTCACCGGCCAGCGGGAAGTGGAATACTTGTGTCGGAAGCTACAGAAAGCTTCACGGCAGCTGACAGAAAATAGCTCTAAAGGACAAATGGGTAATGTGAATCCACTTCTCTTGGAAGCAGGCAATGAGGAGCAAGGACCTGATATGAAGGACATCAATGAAGCGTTTGAGATTCGTGGTAACTCTCCTGACCAGCAGAATGACATGTTTAGCTCTCGTTATGAGGATCTTGATGATTTTGGGAGGGATTCGTACACCTTCAATTCAGGCTCTGAGAGTGAACTGCCAAATGAGAGTGATGATGAGGATTCCTTGAGTGATGAAATGCCAGAGAAATCTGATTTGGTGGTAGATATCTTAAGAGAACCTGGGAGCATTGCTTCATTGAAAGCTGCTTTTGAGGCTCTGGCTAGCAAAGCACCAAATGGAAATCATGAGGAAAAACCATGTCTTCCTGTTATTCCAGCGACAGACGAATCTTCAAATCAATCTTCTATTTCTGGGAGGAAACATGGAGTTGATGGTATTTGTTCAGGGCCACTGCACGTCTTGCCTCTTTATGCTATGCTACCTGCTGCAGCACAGCTCCGTGTATTCGGAGAGGTGCCTGAAGGAGAGCGGCTTGTTGTGGTTGCTACTAATGTGGCCGAGACCTCTTTAACTATCCCTGGCATAAAATATGTGGTCGACACTGGCAGAGAAAAAGTCAAGAACTACAACTGCAGCAACGGGATGGCCGCGTATGAAGTTCAATGGATAAGCAAAGCTTCAGCTGCCCAACGTGCAGGAAGAGCTGGAAGAACTGGGCCTGGCCACTGTTACCGGCTATATTCCTCTGCTGTCTTTAATAACATCTTTTGTGACTTCTCGAGTGCTGAAATAACTAGAATTCCGGTGGATGGTGTTGTCCTTGTCATGAAGTTCATGGGCATTGATAAG GTTGCGAATTTCCCTTTCCCCACCCCCCCTGAAACTACTGCGTTGGCGGAAGCCGAGCGTTGCTTAAAGTCTATCGAAGCACTTGATAGCCTGGGAAGGCTCACTCCTATCGGGAAGGCCATGGCGCAATATCCTATGAGTCCACGTCATTCCCGCATGATGCTGACGGTTATTCATATCATGCGGAAACAGCAAGATTATGCTAGAGCAAATCTAGTTTTGGGCTACACGGTGGCTGCAGCTGCAGCTTTGAGCTTTTCCAATCCTTTCGTTATGCAATTTGGTGGATTCCATGGAAGTAAAGATGACTTGGATCACGATGGTGAAAACGATGCCAACTGGGATACTGAAAAAATTCTTGATCAGGAGGAGAAATTGAGGCAGAAGAAACTGAAAGCAATGGCCAAAACTGCGCGTGCGAAATTCTGTAATCCCAGTAGCGATGCTTTGACAATAGCATATGCTCTGCAGCTGTTTGAGCTTGCAGAAGACCCAGCGGAATTCTGCAAGGACAATGCGTTGCACTTGAAAACCATGGATGAGATGTCGAAGTTGAGAAAGCAGCTCCTTCAGCTGATATTCCATCAAAATGCTGTCAGTGGGTTAGAGCAAGAATTCTCTTGGACACATGGAAATGTCGAGGATGTTGAATGTGCTTGGAGGATTTCTTCTGACAAGCATCTGTTACGACTGAATGAAGAACAGCTTTTGGGGCAAGCCATCTGTGCGGGTTGGGCAGATAGGGTTGCCAAGCGCATTAGAACAGTCTCAAATTCATCAGACAGAGATCGAAAAGCAAATGCCCTTCGATATCAAGCTTGCATGGTGAATGAAACTGTTTTCCTTCACCGCTCGTCGTCAGTTTCACAATCTGCACCAGAATTTGCAGTTTATAATGAACTGCTTCAAACGAAGCGGCCGTATATGCATGGAATAACTAGTGTTAAGTCAGATTGGCTTGTCAAATACGCAAGGTCTCTATGCAGCTTCTCTGCCCCACTTTCGGACCCCAAACCTTATTATGATCCTCTTACAGACCAAGTGCTGTGTTGGGTCAGTCCGACCTTTGGCCCGCATCTTTGGCAGCTGCCGTTGCATAGTGTGCCTATTAAAAATGATGTGCTCCGAGTGTCTGTATTTGCTTATGCGTTGCTTGAAGGCAATGTTTTGCCATGCTTAAAATCTGCTCAGAAGTTCATGGCTGCTCCACCATCTAGCATGTTGAGGCCTGAGGCATTGGGCCAAAAACGAGTTGGCAATCTGCTGAATAAACTAAAGATTGGTTCTGGGACAATAGATAGCCGTGCTGCGCTGAGAGAGGTCTGGGGTAAGAATCCACAGGAATTGCATTCAGAAATTCAGTGTTGGTTTCAGGAGAGATTTCAGGATCAATTTGAAGAGGTCTGGATGCAAATGCATCGTGAAGTTCTTCTGGAGGCCCAAGAACTCTTTCCGAAAAGggtaaagaaagaaaagaaaaggtag
- the LOC131222789 gene encoding ATP-dependent RNA helicase DEAH13 isoform X2, translated as MKSPLGSSECSKGGDDSNKILLPVKKKSKTKGTNQCKKKEVPQLSKSQKRKLKQLQEEKERKALELKSIKILEKYKIHDDAYSLLRSSGNMGQAETMREKRIRAMQLSKAGLEVPQDGQPFQKKGSSQGSSLQNEVTMEPGSEKGSSKQDPQDGSELKPMITGGDCVDACGHSDNHPKPTISGALGADAGADVTLPSLEVADKDRGTCMPGDRKIFPIVSCSNDRGKCTKLQDRDGDGPKIDCQNISAVSNLAGHQPVNGRTVVHVSRPKEVESKRGDLPIVMMEQEVMEAINEHSTVIVCGETGCGKTTQVPQFLYEAGFGSRNCNDKKGIIGITQPRRVAVLATAKRVAFELGLRLGKEVGFQVRHDKKIGENCSIKFMTDGILLREVQNDFLLKRYSIIILDEAHERSLNTDILIGMLSRVIQVRQKLYAEQQKKVLSGVRINPENMITQLKLVLMSATLRVEDFVSDRRLFHEPPPVIEVPTRQFPVTIHFSKRTEIVDYSGQAYKKVMLIHKKLPPGGILVFVTGQREVEYLCRKLQKASRQLTENSSKGQMGNVNPLLLEAGNEEQGPDMKDINEAFEIRGNSPDQQNDMFSSRYEDLDDFGRDSYTFNSGSESELPNESDDEDSLSDEMPEKSDLVVDILREPGSIASLKAAFEALASKAPNGNHEEKPCLPVIPATDESSNQSSISGRKHGVDGICSGPLHVLPLYAMLPAAAQLRVFGEVPEGERLVVVATNVAETSLTIPGIKYVVDTGREKVKNYNCSNGMAAYEVQWISKASAAQRAGRAGRTGPGHCYRLYSSAVFNNIFCDFSSAEITRIPVDGVVLVMKFMGIDKVANFPFPTPPETTALAEAERCLKSIEALDSLGRLTPIGKAMAQYPMSPRHSRMMLTVIHIMRKQQDYARANLVLGYTVAAAAALSFSNPFVMQFGGFHGSKDDLDHDGENDANWDTEKILDQEEKLRQKKLKAMAKTARAKFCNPSSDALTIAYALQLFELAEDPAEFCKDNALHLKTMDEMSKLRKQLLQLIFHQNAVSGLEQEFSWTHGNVEDVECAWRISSDKHLLRLNEEQLLGQAICAGWADRVAKRIRTVSNSSDRDRKANALRYQACMVNETVFLHRSSSVSQSAPEFAVYNELLQTKRPYMHGITSVKSDWLVKYARSLCSFSAPLSDPKPYYDPLTDQVLCWVSPTFGPHLWQLPLHSVPIKNDVLRVSVFAYALLEGNVLPCLKSAQKFMAAPPSSMLRPEALGQKRVGNLLNKLKIGSGTIDSRAALREVWGKNPQELHSEIQCWFQERFQDQFEEVWMQMHREVLLEAQELFPKRVKKEKKR; from the exons ATGAAGTCGCCTTTGGGTAGTTCTGAATG CTCCAAAGGTGGTGATGATAGTAACAAAATCCTATTACCTGTAAAGAAAAAGAGCAAAACAAAAGGCACGAATCAG TGTAAGAAGAAGGAAGTGCCGCAGCTGAGCAAATCCCAGAAACGGAAATTGAAACAACTGCAG gaagagaaggagagaaaggccTTGGAATTGAAAAGTATTAAGATCTTGGA GAAGTACAAAATTCACGATGATGCATATTCCCTTCTGCGGTCTTCAGGGAACATGGGTCAG GCGGAAACCATGCGAGAAAAACGCATAAGAGCCATGCAACTTTCTAAAGCAGGTTTGGAAGTGCCACAAGATGGTCAGCCCTTCCAAAAGAAGGGCAGTAGTCAAGGTTCTTCCTTGCAGAATGAAGTCACTATGGAACCTGGTTCTGAGAAGGGCAGCTCCAAACAGGACCCTCAAGATGGCAGTGAACTGAAACCAATGATAACTGGAGGAGATTGTGTTGATGCCTGTGGGCATTCAGACAATCATCCAAAGCCTACCATTAGTGGAGCACTAGGTGCAGATGCTGGAGCAGATGTCACCTTACCAAGCCTGGAAGTTGCTGATAAAGACAGGGGTACATGCATGCCAGGAGATAGGAAAATATTTCCAATTGTTTCTTGTAGCAATGACAGAGGAAAATGCACTAAGCTTCAG GATAGGGATGGAGATGGTCCAAAAATAGACTGCCAGAATATCAGTGCTGTTTCAAATCTTGCGGGCCATCAACCTGTGAATGGCAGGACTGTAGTGCATGTATCAAGACCAAAGGAGGTTGAAAGCAAAAGGGGGGATCTCCCTATAGTCATGATGGAGCAGGAGGTTATGGAAGCTATCAATGAACATTCTACTGTTATTGTTTGTGGAGAGACTGGATGTGGCAAGACTACTCAAGTTCCTCAG TTCCTCTATGAAGCTGGGTTTGGTTCAAGAAATTGCAATGATAAAAAAGGAATTATTGGTATTACTCAACCACGCCGTGTTGCAGTTCTTGCCACTGCCAAGCGAGTGGCCTTTGAACTAGGCCTTCGTTTAGGAAAGGAAGTCGGTTTTCAAGTTAGACATGACAAGAAGATTGGAGAGAATTGCTCCATCAAGTTCATGACAGATGGAATTCTGCTTCGTGAAGTGCAG AATGATTTCTTATTGAAACGCTATTCAATTATCATCCTAGATGAGGCTCATGAGAGGAGCTTGAATACAGACATACTTATTGGGATGCTTTCCCGGGTTATACAAGTCCGCCAG AAATTATATGCGGAGCAGCAAAAGAAGGTGCTTTCAGGAGTAAGGATTAATCCTGAAAATATGATTACTCAATTAAAGCTTGTGCTTATGAGTGCTACCTTGCGAGTTGAGGATTTTGTTTCTGATAGGAGGTTATTTCATGAACCCCCACCTGTTATAGAGGTTCCAACTCGACAATTTCCCGTGACTATTCACTTTTCAAAGAGAACGGAGATAGTGGACTACAGCGGCCAAGCTTACAAAAAGGTCATGTTGATTCATAAGAAGTTGCCACCAGGTGGCATACTCGTATTTGTCACCGGCCAGCGGGAAGTGGAATACTTGTGTCGGAAGCTACAGAAAGCTTCACGGCAGCTGACAGAAAATAGCTCTAAAGGACAAATGGGTAATGTGAATCCACTTCTCTTGGAAGCAGGCAATGAGGAGCAAGGACCTGATATGAAGGACATCAATGAAGCGTTTGAGATTCGTGGTAACTCTCCTGACCAGCAGAATGACATGTTTAGCTCTCGTTATGAGGATCTTGATGATTTTGGGAGGGATTCGTACACCTTCAATTCAGGCTCTGAGAGTGAACTGCCAAATGAGAGTGATGATGAGGATTCCTTGAGTGATGAAATGCCAGAGAAATCTGATTTGGTGGTAGATATCTTAAGAGAACCTGGGAGCATTGCTTCATTGAAAGCTGCTTTTGAGGCTCTGGCTAGCAAAGCACCAAATGGAAATCATGAGGAAAAACCATGTCTTCCTGTTATTCCAGCGACAGACGAATCTTCAAATCAATCTTCTATTTCTGGGAGGAAACATGGAGTTGATGGTATTTGTTCAGGGCCACTGCACGTCTTGCCTCTTTATGCTATGCTACCTGCTGCAGCACAGCTCCGTGTATTCGGAGAGGTGCCTGAAGGAGAGCGGCTTGTTGTGGTTGCTACTAATGTGGCCGAGACCTCTTTAACTATCCCTGGCATAAAATATGTGGTCGACACTGGCAGAGAAAAAGTCAAGAACTACAACTGCAGCAACGGGATGGCCGCGTATGAAGTTCAATGGATAAGCAAAGCTTCAGCTGCCCAACGTGCAGGAAGAGCTGGAAGAACTGGGCCTGGCCACTGTTACCGGCTATATTCCTCTGCTGTCTTTAATAACATCTTTTGTGACTTCTCGAGTGCTGAAATAACTAGAATTCCGGTGGATGGTGTTGTCCTTGTCATGAAGTTCATGGGCATTGATAAG GTTGCGAATTTCCCTTTCCCCACCCCCCCTGAAACTACTGCGTTGGCGGAAGCCGAGCGTTGCTTAAAGTCTATCGAAGCACTTGATAGCCTGGGAAGGCTCACTCCTATCGGGAAGGCCATGGCGCAATATCCTATGAGTCCACGTCATTCCCGCATGATGCTGACGGTTATTCATATCATGCGGAAACAGCAAGATTATGCTAGAGCAAATCTAGTTTTGGGCTACACGGTGGCTGCAGCTGCAGCTTTGAGCTTTTCCAATCCTTTCGTTATGCAATTTGGTGGATTCCATGGAAGTAAAGATGACTTGGATCACGATGGTGAAAACGATGCCAACTGGGATACTGAAAAAATTCTTGATCAGGAGGAGAAATTGAGGCAGAAGAAACTGAAAGCAATGGCCAAAACTGCGCGTGCGAAATTCTGTAATCCCAGTAGCGATGCTTTGACAATAGCATATGCTCTGCAGCTGTTTGAGCTTGCAGAAGACCCAGCGGAATTCTGCAAGGACAATGCGTTGCACTTGAAAACCATGGATGAGATGTCGAAGTTGAGAAAGCAGCTCCTTCAGCTGATATTCCATCAAAATGCTGTCAGTGGGTTAGAGCAAGAATTCTCTTGGACACATGGAAATGTCGAGGATGTTGAATGTGCTTGGAGGATTTCTTCTGACAAGCATCTGTTACGACTGAATGAAGAACAGCTTTTGGGGCAAGCCATCTGTGCGGGTTGGGCAGATAGGGTTGCCAAGCGCATTAGAACAGTCTCAAATTCATCAGACAGAGATCGAAAAGCAAATGCCCTTCGATATCAAGCTTGCATGGTGAATGAAACTGTTTTCCTTCACCGCTCGTCGTCAGTTTCACAATCTGCACCAGAATTTGCAGTTTATAATGAACTGCTTCAAACGAAGCGGCCGTATATGCATGGAATAACTAGTGTTAAGTCAGATTGGCTTGTCAAATACGCAAGGTCTCTATGCAGCTTCTCTGCCCCACTTTCGGACCCCAAACCTTATTATGATCCTCTTACAGACCAAGTGCTGTGTTGGGTCAGTCCGACCTTTGGCCCGCATCTTTGGCAGCTGCCGTTGCATAGTGTGCCTATTAAAAATGATGTGCTCCGAGTGTCTGTATTTGCTTATGCGTTGCTTGAAGGCAATGTTTTGCCATGCTTAAAATCTGCTCAGAAGTTCATGGCTGCTCCACCATCTAGCATGTTGAGGCCTGAGGCATTGGGCCAAAAACGAGTTGGCAATCTGCTGAATAAACTAAAGATTGGTTCTGGGACAATAGATAGCCGTGCTGCGCTGAGAGAGGTCTGGGGTAAGAATCCACAGGAATTGCATTCAGAAATTCAGTGTTGGTTTCAGGAGAGATTTCAGGATCAATTTGAAGAGGTCTGGATGCAAATGCATCGTGAAGTTCTTCTGGAGGCCCAAGAACTCTTTCCGAAAAGggtaaagaaagaaaagaaaaggtag